From the genome of Desulfovibrio porci, one region includes:
- a CDS encoding ATP-dependent 6-phosphofructokinase: MEECALDTSIRTLGPCKLESRLPYRTWADDKSIQIFVDEELSEHKGDACVVSFEAAGPRKKLYFDSSRAKCAIVTCGGLCPGINDVIRAIVMEAYHAYKVPSIVGIPYGLEGFIPKYRHSLRELTPEVVADIHRFGGTILGSSRGPQSPEEIVDTLERCNVNALFVIGGDGTMKAALSISREIQNRGLKITVIGIPKTIDNDINFIPQSFGFETAVFKATEAIECAHTEACGTPNGIGLVRLMGRESGFIAARATLALKEVNFVLIPEAPFILEGEGGLLPALEERLRDRGHAVIVAAEGAGQHLLEHNAGTDASGNPVLGEIADLLRKEIHRYLNDRGMEHSIKYIDPSYIIRSVPANANDKVYCGFLGQYAVHAAMAGRTDMVVAKLQDRYVHLPLELVTRTRRKLNIYSDLWRAVLESTGQGMLKGMLPPE, encoded by the coding sequence TTTTGTGGATGAGGAACTGAGCGAGCATAAGGGAGATGCCTGCGTCGTCTCCTTTGAGGCGGCCGGACCGCGTAAGAAGCTCTATTTCGACTCCTCCCGCGCCAAGTGCGCCATCGTCACCTGCGGCGGCCTGTGCCCCGGCATCAACGACGTGATCCGCGCCATTGTCATGGAGGCCTACCATGCCTATAAGGTGCCTTCCATCGTGGGCATTCCCTACGGGCTGGAAGGCTTTATCCCCAAATACCGGCACAGCCTGCGGGAGCTGACGCCGGAAGTGGTGGCCGACATTCATCGTTTCGGCGGCACCATCCTGGGCTCGTCGCGCGGGCCGCAGTCGCCCGAGGAAATCGTGGACACGCTGGAGCGCTGCAACGTCAACGCCCTCTTCGTCATCGGCGGCGACGGCACCATGAAGGCCGCCCTGTCCATCAGCCGGGAAATACAGAACCGGGGCCTGAAAATCACGGTGATAGGCATTCCCAAAACCATTGACAACGACATCAACTTCATCCCCCAGTCCTTCGGCTTTGAAACCGCCGTGTTCAAAGCCACCGAGGCTATTGAGTGCGCCCATACCGAGGCCTGCGGCACCCCCAACGGCATCGGCCTGGTCAGGCTCATGGGCCGGGAGTCGGGCTTTATCGCCGCGCGGGCCACGCTGGCCCTCAAGGAAGTGAACTTCGTGCTGATTCCGGAAGCGCCTTTCATCCTGGAAGGCGAAGGCGGTCTGCTGCCCGCCCTGGAGGAGCGCCTGCGGGACAGGGGACACGCGGTCATCGTGGCGGCTGAAGGCGCGGGCCAGCATCTGCTGGAGCACAACGCCGGTACGGACGCCTCCGGCAATCCCGTGCTGGGTGAAATAGCCGACCTGCTGCGCAAGGAAATCCACCGTTACCTCAATGACCGCGGGATGGAACATTCCATCAAATACATCGACCCCAGCTACATCATCCGTTCCGTGCCCGCCAATGCCAACGACAAGGTATACTGCGGCTTTCTGGGCCAATACGCCGTGCATGCGGCCATGGCCGGGCGCACTGATATGGTGGTGGCCAAACTTCAGGACCGCTACGTGCATCTGCCGCTGGAACTGGTCACCCGCACGCGCCGCAAGCTGAATATTTATTCCGATCTCTGGCGCGCGGTGCTGGAATCCACGGGACAGGGCATGCTCAAGGGCATGCTGCCGCCCGAATAG